The DNA sequence TCCTTACGATTATTTAAATTTAATTGATCACCAGTGGACATTTGATCAATCCCGAACAAATAATTTTCAATATACCGACAACCTAAATTCTCTTTATGCTAATATTAGTAAGACTTTTTTCAAAAAACTGGAAACAAGAATCGGACTTCGGTTCGAATATCTGTCATACACTGTTAAGCAAGAAGTCAGCAATGTAGAAAGAAGTAAATCTTACAGCACAATACTTCCCGATTTACTATTAAAATATGCTTTTTCGGATAATTATAGTTTGAGTGCGACCTATAATCATAATTTATGGCGTCCTTATTTTTCAGAATTTAATCCTTTTCTCTTGCCTAGTGATGAAGGAATGTACTACCGTGGAAATTTAGATCTACAACCTAATCCGAGTGATCGATTGGGTTTAAAATTGGGCATTAAAAAGAAATATTTTTTATCAGCAAACTACTTCTTCAGCAACCATGATTACTGGACTTCTTATGTCATTGAAGATGGAAAAACAATCAGTACACCCACAAATTTTGATGGACGGATTGAACGACTTTCGGGAAATTTTAGCACCAATCAAACTTTTTTCAAAAATAAGTTTACTGTAAATCTCAATATTGGCGTAGAATACTCGGACAGCAGCGACTTCAATATTAAAAATAATCTAAATATTAAAAATTACATCACCAATTTCAGTGGTTCTAGCAATATGTCTTATACCAACTTACTTGGAAAGAACATCAATTTAAATGCTTGGGTTGGCGTTTACAGTCAGAATGGCGGGAATTCGGTTTCAAATAAACAAAACATATTTCACAGTTTATCTGCAACGAAAATCTTCACACCATTGCAAATGGAGGCAACCGTAAGATTAAACAACTTTCTATTTAAGCCAAATTTCGATAGTACCACGTACGCACCAATAGGACAATTCCGATATAATTTCGCCTCTGATTGGTATGGAATTTCATTTTCGTTAGTCAAAAGATTTGGAAATCAAAAAGTGAAAGAGAATACTAAAACTAACGTGGAGAAAGATAGTGGTGGTGCAAAGTAATATCCTATTATTTATACTTATCTAAAAATGTGAGAAAGTCGAAACCTTTTCTGCAGAAAGTATTATCTAAAATATATTAAGCCTTGTGATGCGCAAAAGTCTTTATAATAATTTTTCAACTTATGTAATCTTCCCCAAAAACAGGAACGATTAAAAATATAGTTTTTAAATTTGGGAAGAATATGAAAAACAGTAAATTTTCAGAAGTTCAGATTATCAAGATTTTATCTGAACAAAATCAGGGAAAGACGGTGAATGAGATTTGCCGCAATCACGGAATAAGTCAGCCAACCTTTTACAATTGGAAGAGTAAATATGGTGGATTGGATGTTCAGCAACTTTCAAAGATGAAAGAGATGGAAAAGCAACTTTCGCAATATAAAAAGATTGTAGCTGAGCAAACTTTGGAGATTGTCGTTTTAAAAGATGTGATCGAAAAAAAGCTCTAACGCCTTGTGAGAAGCGTGAGTTGGTGGAATATTCGAAAGAGATCCATAACATGAGTTTGCGCAAGGCTTGTAAAGTGTTCAGTCTAAGAAGTTCAGTTTATTATTATCGTCAGGTATTTAAAAGTTCAGATGATGAGATCCGTGCAGAACTTATTTTAGTTGCGGATTCTAATCAAACGTGGGGGTTTTGGATGATGCACAATCGGTTGAAAAACTTAGGCTTTGGATGGAATCACAAAAGGGTTTACCGGATTTATAAGTCAATGAGATTAAATTTGCGAAGCAAAAGGAAGAAGCGGCTTCCAGCACGGATAAAACAACCACTGGTTCGCCCCATCTATCCGAACGTGACTTGGAGCATGGATTTTATGCACGACAGTTTGGAAAATGGCAAAAGCGTGAGAACCCTTAATATCATTGACGATTTTAACAGAGAGATTTTAAACATCACTATTGATAGCAGTTTGCCCTCGTCAAAAGTAATTTTTCAACTCGAACAATTAATTGAGTGGCGTGGAAAACCAGAAAAAATAAGAGTGGACAACGGACCGGAATTTATTGCAGAAAAAATGAAAGATTATTGCCGCAAAGAGAATATCGAACTGGGCTTCATTCAACCAGGGAAACCTACACAAAACTCATTGATTGAGAGGTTTAACAGAACGTTCCGGACAGAGTTTTTAAGTGTTTACCTCTTTGAGAACATCAGACAAATGAGAAATTATGCAGAAATATGGATGTGGATGTACAATAATGAGAGACCGCATAGTGCGTTACAATACCTTACACCACGGGATTTTTTATTGAAATATGGAAAACTCAATCAAAATAACGCAAATGAGTTTCCCACATTCCAACAAAATTTCAACAACGACAACAATAAAATATTAACAAAAAACTCTACTTTTGAGTGTGCCTAAAGAGGGGAAGATTACACTTACATTGTGAATAAGATATTGCCTGGCACAATATAAACAGTATGATTATCACCAAAAAAACCTAAAGTTCTTAGAGCCTGTTTAAATTTGATTTAAAATCATATTATGATTCTTTTTCTTGCAGATTTATAAGATTTATAGAAGCATAATAATTGAATAATCTGCTCAATTTAAATAATCTGCGAGAAAATTACAAAATTGAAGATGCGAGAAAATTTTAAAGATGAAACTTAAACAGACTCTTAGATCCAATTAAATATTTTTGAATAGCTTGACTTCAAATCTTCGCTAAACTCACTATAATGAACACCGTCTACCCCATCGATTTAACCCAAGATGAAAATTAATCGCTTTCTTATGAAGAGAATTAATCACTTCCCTCTTATCTATAATAATTTCTGAAGTGCTTCTTCCATTAATTTCATTTGCACATTATAAGCATTTTCATCCTTTTTAGACGGTAAAGAACCTGTAACAGATTTTAAAATTTGATTCTTATCTAATAAAAATGTTTTTGGATAACCATTAAAACCATGTGAATTAATAAAATCTTTTTCTCCAACAATATGAATAAAATTAAACTCATATTTCGTTAGAAATTTTTCTACTTTCTCGGAAGAATCAAAAGTTATTGAAACAAAATTAATTTTATCCTGATATTTATTTTTCAATTCATTTAAAGCAGGTAGTTCTTCAATGCAAGGTGGACAAGTCGTAAACCAAAAATTCACAAATGTTGGTTTTTTATAATCAACGTTGTTTTTTTCGTTATGTACCAGGAAATTTAGATTTTTAAAATCGATTTTAGTTCCAAGTAATTTTTCTAAAACTAACTTTTCAGCATGCATTTCTTCATTTAAAAACTCCCATTCAAACGAGTATAAAATACTACTATTAGTTTTTTTACTAACTTCTAATTTTTCATAAAGTTCATAATCCGCACCTAACATTTTCTTCATATTTTCTAAAGAAGAAATTTTCGCCTTTTTATATTCTTCTTGCGAGAGTATTTTTCCATTAGGAGATTTATAAACTTTTGTTTGGGAAAAACTTAATATTGAGATAAGAATAGTAAGTACTGTTAATGTTGCTTTCATCAGTGTTTTTTTATTGTAACGCGCGGTTAGGCATTTCTGCAATCAGAGACTTTTTATAAAGGGCTTTGTAAATAATATCTTTTGAGAACCAAGCAATCCATTTTCTTTCGCCTAATTTTCTTGTGGCTTTTTGTAAATGGTAATTTTTTTGAGTTTAGTTTCAGAAGAAATATCCCAGATCATTTTAGTAGTTTTATATGATAGTAATCTATATCTACAAACACATAGTTTTTCATTTTGCAACTATTTACATTTCGCTTTGTCATCATACTATTTCCCATCGAAATATTCCAATTATATTCTTTACTAGCTTTTTGCGTAGATCAACTTTATATAATTCTCGATAGAAAAATTTCACATCTTTACTGTTCGTATCTAATAAGAGAATGCTTGTAAATATACTTTTAGAAACCATATCCCTAATAAAAATCACTTCTTAGACAAATCTATTCACTTGCGCATTATATTGGAGAAAATAGAATAATTGAGAAAAGCAAAATCAATTTTGTTCATATAGGCGATGTTGGCTTTAGGGTTTGCAGTAACGGCAGCATCATGGGAGTCGGAATAAAATCACAAAATGTTATATTGAAAAAATAGGGAAGATAGAAAAATATTCGAATGGCTTTTTTTGGGGATTACTGCCAAAGCTTTACATTTTTACTCTTTTATATGAACTCAATGGTTCAAATAGGTGATAATAATTAACTAAAAAATCAAATTTTTCATCTACAATACGAGAAATTCCTACACTCAATTCCTCTGCTTTTTGTTTATAATCATTATCAATGAGACACAACATAAATCCCTTTCCTTTTTCCCACAATTCAACTTCCACGCTTGATCCATAATAATCTAATTCAGCATTCATATCAATTGTCAGTTTATTATCTGCATATGGTCTTCCAATAGGTTCATTTGTTTTTCCGGAAATAAAAGTAACACTTGCTTTTTTTTCATCGATTTTCTTGATAAGAAGTTTATTTCCAATCTCATTTTGCCATATTCCAATAAATCTATTCATTTTTTTTCGATTATAGGTTTTCTTTTTTTTGTGATGGCTAACGACTAGGTTTTTCTGAAGCCACGAAAAATATCACAAATCGTTCTACTTTCATGAAACTTAATTAATCCCCAAACCGTTCGATGAAAACTTTTATATCCGATCTTGTTTCCACCTTAAATGGTAAATATAAATAAATTCGCTGAATTAAAGGAAGATAGTTCATAAAGTACAAGTCTCTTTTTCGCTAGGGTAACGCTGGAAAACATAAGTAATTCGTAAACTGGCTTCGGATAAGAACCGCCATATAGGAGACCCTTCCGACCCGCTAATAGAAATACCGTGTTACCAGCAGTCTCTAGTTTTCAATTTCATATAATTTGTTGAACTCAACGCCATTCTGTTGATATTCCTCAATGAATTTTTCGAGTGTCAGATATTTAATTTCGTTCGCATTACTTCCAGCAAATTGATAGTCGGTTAGGAAAAGTATTAATTTTTTAGGCGATTTTTCATGAGCAATTTTGAGTATTTTTAGAAAATCATTTTCATATGTTTTTAAAAATTTAAATTTATTCTCTTCGCCGAAACTCCAGTCGATTAATTTTCCCCCAAAAAAACCATTGTCTATATTATCAATCATTTCAGGATTTCCAATATGAATTATAGTTCCGCTCAATGTTTTTAAAAAGTCAAAATACAAACTGCGGTGCGTTTCAATTTTTTCACTTTCTTCAATAATAGCAAAATCGAACTCATCTTGGTTGAGATTTAAACCTTTCGAATTTATTGATATTATTTCTATTGACGGCATGTGGGTGAGATTGCTGGTAACGGTTGCGTATTGGCGATGGTGCGGCTTAAATGCACAAATTTTCTTATTATAAATTAAACTTCGGAACATCTAAAATGGTTAAATTTGCGATTCCTCCGCACTATTGCCAATACGATGTTATCTGATGTGTCTTTCAGTTTAATATTCTCGTAACAAATTTGAATGTGAAGATTTATTTATAAAAATCAAATAGTCAAAAGAATCTGCAATATTTGTTTTTCTAAACTCATCATCTTTAGATCCAGAACCGGTTTTTCGAAACTTAATCTTTTTTAATATCCATTTCCCCAATTCATTATTATCTTCCTTTATAGATTTTAGGTCTAAAATGAAATAAGGTATATTTAAAGAGTTTAAGTTATATTCCAAACTTCCAGTAGGTGCTGTTTGTGATGGGAATGTTCCTATCTTTTTACCAATACTTGCCGTGTAATTTCCTTCATAAAATGCAAATCCAAAATTCACATAATCATTGTGGTATTTCTGATTTACATGATAGCCCATTGACGTAGAATTTCCTTTAGACACGTGATTATTATGAGCCGATAAAATCACCTTACTTGGAACATAGTTTTGTTTGATCCAATCTACATTTTCAGCCATAAATTTATCTCTCGTTGCTGAACTGCCTACTTGTATTTTTTGTCTAATGATTGAAATATTCTGTAAAAATCTTTTTCTACTTTCAATATCTACAATTGTTAAAGCCTTTTGCGAAACCTTATTTAACAATTCATTTACGATAACTTGAATTTTTTTTGCGTACTTTTTTTGACCTCTTTTATTATCTTTTAAAATTTTAATCAAACTGTTAATATCATCTAAAGGATAATTATTAGCATTATATACATCTCTAACTTGCTTTAATGCTCCGAAATAATATTGCATATCGAATCCATCAAATAATATTTTATTATTTGTATTTTCATTGTGAATTTTTAACCATTCAACGAAATTTAAAGTTTCTTGTGTCTGCCAAAGCCAAAAATACATTCCGCGTAAAACATCTTCTGGGGAATCTATATTTCTGCTGATGTAATCATTCATCAGATAACTTTCTGGCATATTTGCTTCTAGCGAGAAAATATTAAAATTCAAATCTTTAATTAAATACTGACTAATCCGATATTTCATCTTATAAACTTCACTCGAACCGTGAGTTGATTCACCTAATCCTACAATATCACAATTACCAATAAATTTATTTAATACTTTCAAATCTTCATTATTTTCAGTAGAAGGTTCAAAAGTCGAAAGTGGATATATAAATTTATTAATGTATTGTTTTTGCTGAATTGTTAGTTCATTTCCATTTTGTGCTCGAATCGCATAAGAAGGAAATGTAAAAAGAATTATTAAAAAGAATTTTATTTTCATTTATTATGACGGTTTTTTGGTGACATAGCAGATAACGTTTGGGAATTTCTGTTGGCGGGGACTTTTTATAACAAGTCTTTGTAAATATAACAAATTGCTCGATTAGCGAAAATCTTGATGATAGAAACTTCCGACCCGCTAATAGAAATACCGTGTTATCTGCTGTCTGTTAACTCCAATTTAATTTTTTTAATTAATTTCCTGGTAGTATAATAATATCCATATTTAGGATCTCTAAAGTTTTTATGTTGCACATTAAAATAAATACCCTTGTCATCATAAGAGAAAAACAGTTCTTTGTTTCCCATTAAAATTTTTTTTGTGTCAAACTTTATTATGTTATCGTTTATTTCGTATGGATAAATAAAAAAATTAAATTTCGTAGAAAGATCACGAATTCTTTTTTCATTGTTTTCTCTTCCACTGTTATTTATTATAACGTGGACTTCTGTCACATACGGAATCCTGAAAAAACCTGCTGCTCCAAAATAAATGCAATAAATAGAAAAAATTAAGGTCGCTATGAATAATCCTACGCTTAAATTATTTGACCAGTCAGTCAATAACAATTTATAGATAAAGAATAACCCACCTATTAAAAAAAAAGTTGCAAGAAAATAATCTAAAATTTTATAAAATAAGTATTCCTTATCCAAATATTTTTTTAATTCTAATACATTCATTTTGGTCAGATAGCAGATAACGGTTGGCGATAGGCGCAGTTGCCTGTGTTGCGCCTGCGGCAGGCAATTGTGCTTATCGCTTGTTATGTGTTGTTTTATTCTTTGCTAAGATAATAAAAGCAAGCACAGTTTGAGGCATGAGGATTCTTAATAAATGATTTAAAAATATTGCTCCTATCAGACCGTAATGATAGGTGCCGTTTTTTTAAATCCAGTCTAAATAAATCACTCTAAAACGTGGGTTTTGAAATAGTTATAATAAAAAACTTGACTTTGTCATTTTTTTCTCATAACTTCACCAAGCCTTAAAGCGGCTTCGCTTTGAAAATAAAGTTTTCCGCAAATCTCATTTGTAAGGCTTGAAGAAAATACATCTATTTTCTTATTTCAAAACCCACCTTTTTACGTTTCATTAAAGACTGCTTTTATTAGAAGCCGAATCTCAAATTGCACATAACGTTTGGGTATTTCTGTTGGCGGGGACTTTTTATAACAAGTCTTGGT is a window from the Kaistella flava (ex Peng et al. 2021) genome containing:
- a CDS encoding erythromycin esterase family protein; the protein is MKIKFFLIILFTFPSYAIRAQNGNELTIQQKQYINKFIYPLSTFEPSTENNEDLKVLNKFIGNCDIVGLGESTHGSSEVYKMKYRISQYLIKDLNFNIFSLEANMPESYLMNDYISRNIDSPEDVLRGMYFWLWQTQETLNFVEWLKIHNENTNNKILFDGFDMQYYFGALKQVRDVYNANNYPLDDINSLIKILKDNKRGQKKYAKKIQVIVNELLNKVSQKALTIVDIESRKRFLQNISIIRQKIQVGSSATRDKFMAENVDWIKQNYVPSKVILSAHNNHVSKGNSTSMGYHVNQKYHNDYVNFGFAFYEGNYTASIGKKIGTFPSQTAPTGSLEYNLNSLNIPYFILDLKSIKEDNNELGKWILKKIKFRKTGSGSKDDEFRKTNIADSFDYLIFINKSSHSNLLREY
- a CDS encoding TlpA family protein disulfide reductase; the protein is MKATLTVLTILISILSFSQTKVYKSPNGKILSQEEYKKAKISSLENMKKMLGADYELYEKLEVSKKTNSSILYSFEWEFLNEEMHAEKLVLEKLLGTKIDFKNLNFLVHNEKNNVDYKKPTFVNFWFTTCPPCIEELPALNELKNKYQDKINFVSITFDSSEKVEKFLTKYEFNFIHIVGEKDFINSHGFNGYPKTFLLDKNQILKSVTGSLPSKKDENAYNVQMKLMEEALQKLL
- a CDS encoding transposase, which codes for MKNSKFSEVQIIKILSEQNQGKTVNEICRNHGISQPTFYNWKSKYGGLDVQQLSKMKEMEKQLSQYKKIVAEQTLEIVVLKDVIEKKL
- a CDS encoding IS3 family transposase; the protein is MEYSKEIHNMSLRKACKVFSLRSSVYYYRQVFKSSDDEIRAELILVADSNQTWGFWMMHNRLKNLGFGWNHKRVYRIYKSMRLNLRSKRKKRLPARIKQPLVRPIYPNVTWSMDFMHDSLENGKSVRTLNIIDDFNREILNITIDSSLPSSKVIFQLEQLIEWRGKPEKIRVDNGPEFIAEKMKDYCRKENIELGFIQPGKPTQNSLIERFNRTFRTEFLSVYLFENIRQMRNYAEIWMWMYNNERPHSALQYLTPRDFLLKYGKLNQNNANEFPTFQQNFNNDNNKILTKNSTFECA